The proteins below are encoded in one region of Pseudonocardia sp. DSM 110487:
- a CDS encoding sulfate/molybdate ABC transporter ATP-binding protein, producing MTALDAHVVVRRPSFVLDVTLQAASGEVLAVVGPNGAGKSTLLGVLAGLLRPDAGYVRLGETTVADPAAGVHVPPHRRGVGLLAQEALLFPHLTALGNVAFGPRAGGVPRREAELRARELLAAVDAGELADRRPARMSGGQQQRVALARALAPRPDLLLLDEPLAALDVDATPAMRALLRRVVRAAGQTAVLVTHSALDALVLADRVVVLGAGRVVEHGPTREVLARPRSPFTARIAGLDLVPGTACPGGLRTSDGTVVAGRDGDLVEGEPAVAVFPPSAVAVFAERPHGSPRNVLPVQVVAIEPHGDVVRLRVAAAPGGPAWVDGLAADVTPAAVAELGAEPGVRLWFAVKATEVAIHAAGVRMPEADRTRS from the coding sequence GTGACGGCCCTCGACGCGCACGTCGTCGTCCGGCGCCCGAGCTTCGTACTGGATGTGACGCTGCAAGCGGCCTCTGGTGAGGTGCTCGCGGTGGTCGGTCCGAACGGCGCCGGCAAGTCCACGCTGCTGGGCGTGCTGGCCGGGCTGCTGCGGCCCGATGCCGGGTACGTCCGGCTCGGGGAGACCACCGTGGCCGACCCGGCTGCCGGTGTTCACGTGCCGCCCCACCGGCGCGGCGTCGGCCTGCTCGCCCAGGAGGCGCTGCTGTTCCCGCACCTCACCGCGCTCGGCAACGTCGCGTTCGGGCCGCGGGCCGGTGGCGTCCCGCGGCGGGAGGCCGAGCTGCGGGCGCGGGAGCTGCTCGCCGCGGTGGACGCGGGCGAGCTCGCCGACCGCCGTCCTGCCCGGATGTCGGGTGGGCAGCAGCAGCGGGTGGCGCTGGCCCGCGCGCTCGCGCCCCGCCCGGACCTGCTCCTGCTCGACGAACCGCTCGCCGCGCTGGACGTCGACGCGACGCCGGCCATGCGGGCGCTGCTGCGGCGCGTGGTGCGCGCGGCCGGGCAGACGGCCGTGCTGGTGACGCACTCCGCCCTCGACGCGCTCGTGCTGGCCGACCGGGTCGTCGTGCTCGGCGCGGGCCGGGTCGTCGAGCACGGACCCACCCGGGAGGTCCTCGCCCGCCCGCGCAGCCCGTTCACCGCGCGGATCGCCGGCCTCGATCTCGTGCCCGGCACCGCATGCCCCGGCGGTCTGCGGACGTCCGACGGCACGGTCGTCGCGGGCCGGGACGGCGACCTCGTCGAGGGCGAACCAGCCGTGGCGGTGTTCCCACCATCGGCCGTCGCGGTGTTCGCCGAGCGGCCGCACGGCAGCCCCCGCAACGTGCTGCCGGTGCAGGTGGTGGCGATCGAACCCCACGGCGACGTGGTGCGACTTCGAGTAGCCGCGGCGCCCGGTGGCCCGGCGTGGGTGGACGGCCTCGCCGCCGACGTCACCCCCGCCGCTGTGGCGGAGCTCGGAGCGGAGCCGGGGGTGCGGTTGTGGTTCGCGGTGAAGGCGACCGAGGTGGCGATCCACGCGGCCGGCGTCAGGATGCCGGAGGCGGATCGAACGCGATCGTGA
- a CDS encoding ABC transporter permease, with translation MPALLWVPAALAFLLIALPVAGLALRADWPRLPELLLSDSALDALRLSLLTAAISTALCVVLGGPLAVVLARGRVRGLRVLRSVVLLPLVLPPVVGGLALLFLLGRTGLVGRGLDLAFGITVPFTTASVVLAQTFVALPFLVVSLEGALRTAGRRYEAVAATLGASPWLAFRRVTVPLVLPGLASGAVLAFARCLGEFGATIAFAGSLQGTTRTLPLLVYLERESDVDAAVALSLLLVVVAVVVIAVARPRTVEGVR, from the coding sequence CTGCCCGCGCTGCTCTGGGTGCCGGCCGCGCTGGCGTTCTTGCTGATCGCCCTGCCCGTCGCGGGGCTTGCGCTCCGCGCGGACTGGCCGCGGCTTCCCGAGCTGCTGCTGAGCGATTCGGCCCTCGACGCACTGCGGCTCTCGCTGCTGACGGCCGCGATCTCGACGGCACTGTGCGTCGTGCTCGGAGGGCCGCTCGCGGTGGTGCTGGCCAGGGGACGGGTGCGCGGCCTGCGGGTGCTGCGGTCGGTGGTGCTGCTGCCACTGGTGCTACCACCCGTTGTCGGTGGTCTCGCGCTGCTCTTCCTGCTCGGGCGCACCGGGCTGGTGGGACGAGGGCTCGATCTCGCGTTCGGGATCACGGTGCCGTTCACCACGGCGTCCGTCGTGCTGGCGCAGACATTCGTGGCCCTGCCGTTCCTCGTGGTGAGTCTCGAGGGCGCGCTGCGCACCGCGGGCCGCCGCTACGAGGCGGTGGCCGCAACGCTCGGAGCCTCCCCGTGGCTTGCGTTCCGCCGGGTCACGGTGCCGCTGGTGCTGCCGGGACTGGCATCGGGGGCCGTCCTCGCGTTCGCCCGGTGCCTCGGCGAGTTCGGTGCGACGATCGCGTTCGCCGGGAGCCTGCAGGGCACGACCCGCACGCTCCCGCTGCTGGTCTACCTGGAACGGGAGAGCGACGTGGACGCGGCGGTGGCGCTGTCGTTGCTGCTCGTCGTGGTGGCGGTCGTCGTGATCGCGGTCGCCCGCCCCCGCACCGTCGAGGGTGTGCGGTGA
- the modA gene encoding molybdate ABC transporter substrate-binding protein: MRLRIAATAAAAALLLAGCAGGTTDAGSAAPAEQRTLTVFAAASLTEVFGELEPRFEEVHPGVDVVFNFGASSDLAQQIVNGGPADLFAAANTSTMKTVSDAGLVDGEPTVFATNVLQIVTLPGNPVGIASFADLARPGLKVVVCAPQVPCGSATQKIEQATGVTLSPVSEEPDVKSTLGKVTTGNADAGLVYATDVHAAGDDVQGIVFPEAAQAVNDYPIAVIAEAPNADLARAFQELVTGAEGRAVLGSASFGSP, translated from the coding sequence ATGAGGTTGCGGATCGCGGCTACCGCCGCCGCGGCGGCGCTGCTGCTCGCGGGATGCGCGGGCGGGACGACCGATGCCGGGTCGGCGGCGCCCGCCGAGCAGCGGACCCTCACGGTGTTCGCCGCCGCGTCGCTCACCGAGGTGTTCGGTGAGCTGGAGCCGCGGTTCGAGGAGGTCCACCCCGGCGTCGACGTCGTGTTCAACTTCGGCGCGTCCTCCGACCTGGCGCAGCAGATCGTCAACGGCGGCCCGGCCGACCTGTTCGCCGCGGCCAACACCTCGACGATGAAGACCGTGTCCGACGCCGGGCTGGTCGACGGAGAGCCCACCGTCTTCGCCACCAACGTGCTGCAGATCGTCACCCTGCCCGGCAACCCGGTCGGCATCGCCTCCTTCGCCGACCTCGCCCGGCCCGGCCTGAAGGTCGTGGTGTGCGCCCCGCAGGTGCCGTGCGGGTCCGCCACCCAGAAGATCGAGCAGGCCACCGGGGTGACGCTCAGCCCCGTGAGCGAGGAACCGGACGTCAAGTCGACGCTCGGCAAGGTGACCACCGGCAACGCCGATGCCGGGCTGGTCTACGCCACCGACGTGCACGCCGCGGGGGACGACGTGCAGGGCATCGTGTTCCCCGAGGCGGCGCAGGCCGTCAACGACTACCCGATCGCGGTGATCGCCGAGGCCCCCAACGCGGATCTCGCCCGCGCGTTCCAGGAGCTCGTGACGGGAGCCGAGGGCCGTGCGGTGCTGGGATCGGCGAGCTTCGGCAGCCCGTGA
- a CDS encoding molybdopterin-binding protein: MPQFRIADAARLLGVSDDTVRRWVDAGALPVRADASNRKVIDGAALAAFAREHASAPPDPSDVQSSARNRLVGLVTSVVADRVMAQVEMQCGPHRIVSLMSSEAVREMGLEPGALAVAVIKSTTVVVETPGASS, encoded by the coding sequence GTGCCGCAGTTCAGGATCGCTGACGCCGCCCGCTTGCTCGGCGTCAGCGACGACACCGTGCGCCGCTGGGTCGACGCGGGTGCGCTGCCCGTTCGGGCCGACGCGTCCAACCGCAAGGTCATCGACGGCGCCGCGCTCGCCGCGTTCGCCCGTGAGCACGCGAGCGCACCCCCCGACCCGTCCGACGTGCAGAGTTCGGCGCGCAACCGGCTGGTGGGACTCGTGACGTCCGTGGTGGCCGACCGCGTGATGGCGCAGGTGGAGATGCAGTGCGGCCCGCACCGGATCGTCTCGCTGATGTCCAGCGAGGCGGTGCGGGAGATGGGCCTCGAGCCCGGTGCACTCGCCGTGGCCGTGATCAAGTCGACCACGGTGGTCGTGGAGACGCCGGGAGCGAGCTCATGA
- a CDS encoding acyl-CoA dehydrogenase family protein produces the protein MDFEPSTVAADYTKRMRAFLDEKVLPAEAEYEAFRAERRGTPQEWDLPPVVEELKTEARARGLWNLFLPSISGLSNLDYASVAEVSGWSPTIAPEAINCQAPDTGNMETLHLFATPEQKQQWLEPLLEGEIRSAFAMTEPDVASSDATNVQTRIRRDGDEYVISGRKWWISGTADPRCKIFIVMGKTDPDAAKHRQQSMVLVPRDTPGLEIKRHLPTFGYQDQHGHSELEFHDVRVPVSNLLGEEGGGFAIAQARLGPGRIHHCMRLIGMAERAIDLMVRRARSRTAFGRPLADQGVVREQIAHSRIEVEQARLLVLKTAWLIDRYGARGAATEIAAIKALCPRMACTVIDRALQVHGGAGMSDDVPLASFYVWARALRFADGPDEVHLRTVARQELGRHD, from the coding sequence GTGGACTTCGAACCCAGCACCGTGGCTGCCGACTACACGAAGCGGATGCGCGCGTTCCTCGACGAGAAGGTCCTTCCGGCCGAAGCCGAGTACGAGGCGTTCCGGGCCGAGCGCCGCGGCACGCCGCAGGAATGGGACCTGCCGCCCGTCGTCGAGGAGCTGAAGACAGAGGCGCGCGCCCGGGGGCTGTGGAACCTCTTCCTGCCGAGCATCTCGGGGCTGTCCAACCTCGACTACGCGTCGGTCGCGGAGGTCTCGGGCTGGTCGCCGACGATCGCGCCGGAAGCCATCAACTGCCAGGCCCCTGACACCGGGAACATGGAGACCCTGCACCTGTTCGCCACCCCCGAGCAGAAACAGCAGTGGCTCGAGCCGCTGCTGGAGGGCGAGATCCGCTCGGCGTTCGCGATGACGGAGCCGGACGTCGCCTCGTCCGACGCGACGAACGTCCAGACCCGGATCCGCCGCGATGGCGACGAGTACGTGATCAGCGGGCGCAAGTGGTGGATCTCGGGTACCGCCGACCCCCGCTGCAAGATCTTCATCGTCATGGGAAAGACCGATCCGGATGCGGCGAAGCACCGGCAGCAGTCGATGGTGCTCGTGCCGCGCGACACGCCCGGACTGGAGATCAAGCGGCACCTGCCGACGTTCGGCTACCAGGACCAACACGGGCACTCCGAGCTGGAGTTCCACGACGTGCGCGTGCCGGTGTCGAACCTCCTCGGCGAGGAGGGCGGCGGCTTCGCTATCGCCCAGGCGCGGCTCGGTCCCGGGCGGATCCACCACTGCATGCGCCTGATCGGCATGGCCGAGCGCGCGATCGACCTCATGGTGCGCCGCGCCCGATCCCGCACGGCGTTCGGGCGGCCGCTCGCCGACCAGGGCGTGGTGCGCGAGCAGATCGCCCACTCCCGGATCGAGGTGGAGCAGGCGAGGCTGCTCGTCCTCAAGACGGCCTGGCTGATCGACCGGTACGGCGCAAGGGGAGCGGCCACCGAGATCGCCGCGATCAAGGCCCTCTGCCCCCGGATGGCGTGCACGGTGATCGACCGCGCGCTGCAGGTGCACGGCGGCGCCGGCATGAGCGACGACGTGCCGCTCGCCTCGTTCTACGTATGGGCCCGCGCCCTTCGCTTCGCCGACGGCCCCGACGAGGTCCACCTGCGGACGGTCGCCCGCCAGGAGCTGGGCCGCCACGACTGA
- the moaA gene encoding GTP 3',8-cyclase MoaA, with protein sequence MTATELGLPAVRGAAPRDPARPADPRLVDSFGRVATDLRISLTDRCNLRCSYCMPAEGLDWMPRDEQLTDDELIRLITIAVRDLGVHELRFTGGEPLLRRGLENLIAASAALEPRPDISLTTNGIGLARRAEALAAAGVNRLNVSMDTLRPERFATITRRDRLGDVLDGLAAARAAGLDPIKINTVLLRDVNDDEAAPLLRFALDNGYELRFIEQMPLDAQHGWERSEMITAGEVMERLRESYTLTPDPAERGGAPAERWLVDGGPAAVGVIASVTRPFCGACDRTRLTADGQVRSCLFARTETDLRALVRGGASDAEIADTWRHAMWGKLAGHGIDDPGFLQPDRPMSAIGG encoded by the coding sequence GTGACGGCAACCGAGCTCGGACTTCCGGCGGTGCGGGGGGCAGCCCCCCGCGATCCGGCGCGTCCCGCCGACCCGCGGCTCGTCGACTCGTTCGGCAGGGTCGCCACCGACTTGCGGATCTCCCTCACCGACCGCTGCAACCTGCGCTGCAGCTACTGCATGCCGGCCGAGGGCCTGGACTGGATGCCGCGCGACGAGCAGCTCACCGACGACGAGCTGATCCGGCTCATCACGATCGCGGTGCGCGACCTCGGCGTGCACGAGCTGCGGTTCACCGGCGGCGAGCCGCTGCTGCGGCGCGGGCTGGAGAACCTGATCGCCGCGTCGGCGGCACTGGAACCGCGCCCTGACATCTCGCTCACCACCAACGGGATCGGCCTCGCCCGCCGGGCGGAAGCGCTCGCCGCGGCCGGCGTGAATCGGCTCAACGTCTCGATGGACACCCTCCGGCCGGAGCGCTTCGCCACGATCACCCGGCGCGACCGGCTCGGGGACGTCCTGGACGGCCTCGCCGCGGCCCGCGCCGCGGGCCTCGACCCCATCAAGATCAACACTGTGCTCCTGCGGGACGTGAACGACGACGAGGCGGCCCCGCTGCTGCGGTTCGCCCTCGACAACGGCTACGAGCTGCGCTTCATCGAGCAGATGCCACTCGACGCCCAGCACGGCTGGGAGCGCTCCGAGATGATCACCGCCGGTGAGGTGATGGAACGGCTGCGGGAGAGCTACACGCTCACCCCGGACCCCGCCGAGCGCGGGGGTGCGCCTGCCGAACGTTGGCTGGTCGACGGCGGACCTGCCGCCGTCGGTGTGATCGCTTCGGTAACCCGCCCGTTCTGCGGTGCATGCGACCGCACCCGGCTCACCGCCGATGGCCAGGTCCGCTCGTGCCTGTTCGCGCGCACCGAGACCGATCTGCGCGCGCTGGTGCGGGGTGGCGCGTCCGACGCCGAGATCGCCGACACCTGGCGGCACGCGATGTGGGGCAAGCTCGCGGGCCACGGGATCGACGACCCCGGGTTCCTGCAGCCCGACCGCCCGATGAGCGCGATCGGCGGCTGA
- a CDS encoding MoaD/ThiS family protein — translation MSTTTATITVRYFAAARAAAGVEAEPLEVSGTVDDAIRAIRERHGTGLGRVLDRCSYLLDEVAVRDRSAVVPAGATLDVLPPFAGG, via the coding sequence ATGTCCACCACCACCGCGACGATCACGGTGCGCTACTTCGCGGCGGCCCGCGCCGCCGCCGGCGTCGAGGCCGAGCCGCTCGAGGTGTCCGGCACCGTCGACGACGCGATCCGCGCCATCCGCGAGCGCCACGGCACCGGGCTCGGCCGGGTGCTCGACCGCTGCAGCTACCTGCTCGACGAGGTCGCCGTGCGCGACCGCTCGGCCGTGGTGCCAGCGGGCGCCACGCTCGACGTCCTGCCACCCTTCGCCGGAGGCTGA
- a CDS encoding P1 family peptidase → MRPGPHNALTDVPGLRVGHASLEGPGALSGTTVVLAPDGGAVAGADVRGAAPGTRETDLLHPGATVQRVHAVVLTGGSAFGLAAVDGVMIRLEDAGVGFPVRGTVVPIVPAAVVFDLGRGGDVRARPDAATGAAAYDAAGDGPVSQGVVGAGTGAQAGGLKGGVGTASVVLDGGAVVAALAVVNAAGSPFDMATGLLHGVRAGLPGEFPPVEVGQAALEELREAPRPPGLGTATTLAVVATDVTLDKAGCGRLATMGHDGLARAISPAHTATDGDAVFGLSTATRPAPDLPGLVALHAAAADVVSRAIAHGMLAAQTVTTPAGTWRGYRDVVGM, encoded by the coding sequence ATGCGCCCCGGACCGCACAACGCCCTGACCGACGTCCCCGGCCTGCGTGTCGGCCACGCCTCGCTCGAGGGGCCGGGCGCCCTGAGCGGCACGACGGTCGTGCTCGCGCCCGACGGCGGAGCGGTCGCAGGCGCGGACGTACGGGGGGCGGCACCCGGCACCCGCGAGACCGATCTGCTGCACCCGGGGGCGACGGTCCAGCGGGTGCACGCGGTGGTCCTCACCGGGGGCAGCGCCTTCGGGCTCGCCGCGGTGGACGGGGTGATGATTCGCCTGGAGGACGCAGGCGTCGGCTTCCCGGTCCGTGGCACCGTCGTCCCGATCGTGCCGGCGGCGGTCGTCTTCGACCTCGGCCGAGGAGGCGACGTGCGGGCCCGCCCGGACGCGGCCACGGGTGCTGCCGCCTACGACGCGGCGGGTGACGGGCCGGTGTCGCAGGGTGTGGTCGGCGCGGGCACGGGTGCGCAGGCCGGAGGGCTCAAGGGCGGGGTCGGCACCGCGAGCGTGGTGCTCGACGGCGGCGCGGTCGTCGCGGCGCTCGCCGTGGTGAACGCGGCCGGCTCGCCATTCGATATGGCCACCGGCCTGCTGCACGGGGTGCGTGCGGGGTTGCCCGGCGAGTTCCCGCCGGTCGAGGTCGGGCAGGCCGCGCTGGAGGAGCTGCGCGAAGCGCCCCGCCCGCCGGGACTCGGCACCGCGACAACGCTGGCCGTCGTCGCAACGGACGTCACGCTCGACAAGGCCGGCTGCGGGCGGCTGGCGACCATGGGCCACGACGGGCTCGCCCGTGCGATCTCGCCCGCCCACACCGCGACGGACGGCGACGCGGTCTTCGGACTGTCCACGGCCACCCGGCCCGCCCCGGACCTGCCCGGGCTCGTCGCGCTGCACGCCGCGGCCGCCGACGTCGTCAGCCGGGCGATCGCGCACGGGATGCTCGCGGCGCAGACCGTGACGACCCCGGCCGGGACGTGGCGCGGCTACCGCGACGTCGTCGGCATGTAG
- a CDS encoding 2OG-Fe(II) oxygenase produces MTPVLDRLDVPALQERLDTDGVASTPPLLTPEQCADVIAMFDEDERFRSTVVMARHAFGEGSYRYFADPLPPLVQELREQLYPPLAEIANTWADRLGERTFPTELDALLAECAAAGQHRPTPLVLRYGPGGYNCLHQDVYGDLTFPLQFLVMLSRPDEDFTGGESVFVEQRPRQQSRPIVLRPRQGEAVVFPVHHRPRHGSRGFHRVQMRHGVSAVHGGSRHVLGIIFHNAR; encoded by the coding sequence ATGACTCCTGTGCTCGACCGACTGGACGTCCCCGCCTTGCAGGAGCGCCTCGACACCGACGGCGTCGCGAGCACCCCGCCGCTGCTCACCCCCGAGCAGTGCGCGGACGTCATCGCGATGTTCGACGAGGACGAGCGGTTCCGCAGCACCGTGGTGATGGCCCGCCACGCGTTCGGCGAGGGCAGCTACCGGTACTTCGCCGACCCGCTCCCGCCGCTGGTCCAGGAGCTGCGCGAGCAGCTGTACCCGCCGCTGGCGGAGATCGCCAACACGTGGGCGGACCGGCTGGGCGAACGGACGTTCCCCACTGAGCTGGACGCGTTGCTGGCTGAGTGCGCCGCGGCCGGACAGCACCGGCCCACGCCGCTCGTGCTGCGCTACGGGCCGGGCGGCTACAACTGCCTGCACCAGGACGTCTACGGCGACCTGACGTTCCCGCTGCAGTTCCTCGTGATGTTGAGCCGCCCCGACGAGGACTTCACGGGCGGCGAGAGCGTCTTCGTGGAGCAGCGGCCGCGCCAGCAGTCCCGGCCGATCGTGCTGCGGCCGCGGCAGGGCGAGGCCGTGGTGTTCCCGGTGCACCACCGGCCCAGGCACGGGTCCCGCGGGTTCCACCGCGTGCAGATGCGGCACGGGGTGAGCGCCGTGCACGGTGGAAGCCGGCACGTGCTGGGGATCATCTTCCACAACGCCCGATGA
- a CDS encoding alpha-ketoglutarate-dependent dioxygenase AlkB has product MTFELVPRERRVLAPGAVHVPDWLDLDQQRALVRACRQWASEGPGIRAAVLPNGGQMTVRSVCLGWHWYPYRYSRTRDDQDGSPVTPFPEWLGDLGRNALADAYGDPERGSAYRPDIALINHYGPDARMGLHRDSDERAPDPVVSFSIGAPCVFRLGNTENRGRPWTDVELLSGDLVVFGDESRLAYHGVPKLLPAHGVPDTGLAAGRLNITLRVSGLNRPGAPAAK; this is encoded by the coding sequence ATGACGTTCGAGCTCGTACCGCGGGAGCGGCGGGTGCTCGCCCCCGGCGCCGTGCACGTGCCGGACTGGCTCGACCTCGATCAGCAGCGGGCTCTCGTGCGAGCCTGCAGGCAGTGGGCGAGCGAGGGCCCCGGGATCCGGGCCGCGGTGCTGCCGAACGGCGGGCAGATGACCGTACGCAGCGTGTGCCTCGGCTGGCACTGGTACCCGTACCGCTACTCCCGCACCCGTGACGACCAGGACGGATCCCCGGTGACGCCGTTCCCGGAGTGGCTCGGCGACCTGGGACGGAACGCCCTCGCCGACGCCTACGGCGACCCGGAACGAGGGAGCGCCTACCGCCCGGACATCGCCCTGATCAACCACTACGGGCCCGACGCCCGCATGGGCCTGCACCGCGACAGCGACGAGCGGGCACCCGACCCGGTGGTGTCGTTCAGCATCGGGGCGCCGTGCGTGTTCCGGCTGGGGAACACCGAGAACCGCGGCCGGCCGTGGACCGACGTCGAGCTGCTCTCCGGCGACCTCGTCGTCTTCGGCGACGAGAGCCGCCTCGCCTACCACGGTGTGCCGAAGCTGCTGCCCGCCCACGGCGTGCCCGACACGGGCCTCGCGGCGGGCCGGCTGAACATCACGCTGCGCGTCAGCGGGCTGAACCGACCGGGAGCGCCTGCGGCGAAGTGA